One Staphylococcus ratti DNA segment encodes these proteins:
- a CDS encoding glycerol-3-phosphate dehydrogenase/oxidase produces MGRLSTLQRDAVKEKMQQGEYDLVIVGGGITGAGVALDASARGMKVALVEMQDFASGTSSRSTKLVHGGLRYLKQFQVGVVAETGKEREIVYENGPHVTTPEWMLLPMHKGGTFGKFSTSIGLAVYDRLAGVKKSERKRMLNKQETMDKEPLVKQEGLKGGGYYVEYRTDDARMTIEVMKKAAELGADIINYAKVNQFLYDKRNKVNGVAVIDRIKNEKFEIHGKKVVNATGPWVDEVRSHDYSKNNKELRLTKGVHVVFDESKFPLHQAVYFDTEKDGRMIFAIPREGKTYVGTTDTFYNNDKRSPLVNQEDRDYLIDAINYMFPTVHVKDEDIESTWAGIRPLILEEGKDPSEISRKDEIWEGDSGLLTIAGGKLTGYRHMAFEIVDRVAKRLKQEYKLEFKPANTKNIPISGGDVGGSQNFESFVDEKVKLAKGYNLDETVARKLARKYGSNVDDLYALTQAAQHQNTGLPLEIYVELLYGVQNELVIKPTDFLIRRTGALYFDIESVQKYKDIVTDVLADLVGYDNTTKAVYKQELEDAITHAIHGQHQSATA; encoded by the coding sequence TCAGCACGTGGTATGAAAGTGGCTTTAGTTGAAATGCAAGACTTTGCTTCAGGTACAAGTTCACGTTCAACAAAATTAGTTCATGGTGGTTTACGCTACTTAAAACAATTTCAAGTTGGCGTCGTTGCAGAAACAGGTAAAGAACGTGAAATTGTATATGAAAATGGGCCACATGTTACAACACCAGAATGGATGTTATTACCGATGCATAAGGGAGGCACTTTCGGTAAGTTCTCAACTTCAATTGGTCTGGCAGTTTATGACAGATTAGCTGGTGTTAAAAAATCAGAACGTAAACGTATGTTAAACAAACAAGAAACAATGGATAAAGAACCGCTTGTTAAACAAGAAGGCTTAAAAGGCGGCGGCTATTACGTAGAATATCGTACAGATGATGCGCGTATGACGATAGAAGTTATGAAAAAAGCAGCGGAGCTCGGTGCAGATATTATTAACTATGCTAAAGTGAATCAATTTTTATACGACAAACGTAATAAAGTTAATGGTGTTGCTGTAATTGACCGTATTAAAAATGAAAAATTTGAAATTCACGGTAAAAAAGTTGTTAATGCGACAGGTCCATGGGTAGACGAAGTACGTAGTCATGATTATTCAAAAAATAATAAAGAACTTAGATTGACAAAAGGGGTTCACGTCGTATTTGATGAATCTAAATTCCCATTACATCAAGCGGTTTATTTTGATACAGAAAAAGATGGACGTATGATTTTTGCGATTCCACGTGAAGGCAAAACATACGTTGGGACAACAGATACTTTCTACAACAATGATAAGCGTAGTCCATTAGTGAACCAAGAAGATCGCGACTATCTTATCGATGCGATTAATTATATGTTCCCAACAGTTCATGTAAAAGATGAAGATATTGAATCAACATGGGCTGGTATTCGACCTTTAATTTTAGAAGAAGGCAAAGATCCTTCAGAAATTTCTCGTAAAGATGAAATTTGGGAAGGCGATTCAGGTCTATTAACCATTGCAGGAGGTAAACTGACAGGTTATCGCCATATGGCATTTGAAATAGTTGATCGCGTTGCAAAACGTTTAAAACAAGAATACAAGCTCGAATTTAAACCAGCTAATACGAAAAATATTCCAATATCAGGTGGCGACGTTGGTGGTAGTCAAAACTTTGAATCGTTTGTTGATGAAAAAGTAAAACTTGCTAAAGGTTACAACTTAGATGAGACGGTTGCGCGTAAACTTGCAAGAAAATACGGTTCTAATGTTGATGATTTATATGCTTTAACACAAGCAGCGCAACACCAAAATACAGGTTTACCGCTTGAAATCTATGTGGAGCTTTTATATGGTGTTCAAAATGAATTAGTTATCAAACCAACAGACTTTTTAATTCGTCGTACAGGTGCGCTTTATTTCGATATTGAATCTGTACAAAAATATAAAGATATCGTAACAGACGTTTTAGCAGATTTAGTCGGCTATGATAATACGACAAAAGCGGTTTATAAACAAGAGTTAGAAGATGCTATTACACATGCGATTCACGGACAACATCAATCTGCGACTGCATAA